TCCCTAGCTGCACCCCTTTCCCCCACAACGGCTACGACTGCCATCTCCGATAGCTGCTTATTGTTGCCTTCGAAATTCAACGCCATCGCATCAACAAAAGTGAACCATATTATTTTCCTGCATTTGCATTGAGCACCCACACCATGGACTGCGAGCGCTGCTCATTTGCATCAACAATACACGGTGGGAGCACCTCTTTGAGGAGTTCGAAATcgaggacgacgaggagccggAGTAGCACGACGAGCATGGCAAAGTGGCACACGTTGGTTTTGATTACATACATAAAACAAATTGTATTTAAAATTATATCAAGATTTTAAGTATGAAATTGTTTGTGTTGATGGTGTAAAATCTTTTCGGACTCTGTTTGATTATTTGAATGAGGAGCATGGGGACACCTGGGTGCTTGCATCACTGGATACTACATCGAGGGTCCTGTGCTATGTTGTTGCCCACTTGACTTAGGTGGTCAACTCGTTTGCTTTTCGTTTCAGCTTCCTCCATCGCTTTCAGGCTCAGTAAATTGGTCTTCAAATGCAGTTCCAGAATCCAGATAACAAGCAGTCTCTGGCCTTGCAAAGCTCTGCACAAGCACAAGGAACGACGGCACAAATCGCAGCAGGTTTGTTTTTCAAACTTTTGTAATCCCTAGCTTGAATAGTACGGCCATTAATTATCATATGATCCTGTAAATATATTGCCATGTCGACACATCAAAACATGATTCATCCTAATTGTACCAGTTCAGTTCAGAGAGCAGAACAAGCTGTGCCACTGCTACCTCCTCAAGGAAGAGTGCAGCCATTCAGTCAACCGAAAGCCTAAGGCATCTTCGAAAGGCCCAATAACATGACCCATATTGACGTATCAGTTCGAGGCCCAGACCGACCAGAGAGAAAATCAGCAGGGCCATCCCCTTTCCTCCGCCGCCACGCCACACTTGCCGGCGGCTCCTGGTCGCCCGTGCCGTCGTGCGCTTCCTGTGGCAGGCCGGCACTCTGCCCTAGCTGCGCCTCTCTCTCCCGAAGTCCCGATACAGTTTTTTGGATCATCTGTGCCTAATTAAGTACAATCTAGGATCCTCCTGCCATTCGCTTCAGCACCCGGCAACGAGATGGCGATCAACAGCTTACTAAAGAAATTTCGTAAGGCACCTATACTTAGACGTCGGTCCTTACTGATGCCAAACGAGTGGCATCGGCACTGCATGGTAAGCAGCAGCTTCTTATCCACCTTCTGACCATTGTTATTAAATACAGTATCAAACTGTTTTGAAGTCTCTTGTCATGGCAATACCATTACATGGTCACAGATAGCAGAGATAATTCAGTCAAATGCAAGCGACATGGGGCGATGCATTGTTGATCtttccatgagcatgaaggtacaaacATGCGACGCTGCAGACTACTGAACCTTATTTATGATGATGCCATACACTTTGTTATTATCAGAATGCTGATTGAGTTGAAACATTAAATGCCACGTACAGTGAACATTACTAACAAAAAACACAGTGAATACTGGGAGGACCTAAAAGCACTCGAGATTTATAACTGATCCCAGTGCTAGTTAATCCGCACTCCCAAATTTCCTTCACTCTGCCAATTTCTCTTCCTTATTAAAGGACAGTGGCTAGAAAACATGCTATTGATTTCAAAAACAGTGGCTAGAAAACATATTCGAATTACATAGAGAATCTGAACAAATTGATGAATACATTTAGCCCAGCTGTTGTTAACATGGTCTGCAATACTGAAATATTTGTCAGAGAAAATCAACAGATAAGCGGCTTTAGATTGTATTAATTTGATTCGATAGAACGAGATGCATTTTGTTTTCAGAACATTTCCTTTTGATAGTCTAAATGTCTATCTTGTCTGGACTGTATCATTTCACCTCGGGCCCGATAGATCTGAGGCTAGAGGTGGAGCCGAAGGTGTTGCATTTCCAGCAAGACCAAAATTCACTTGGTTTGTTGCAACAAAGTTATGATCTATATTGCTCTCTGCATCCATGGTACCTTCCAAGACCTTGACTACATCCGACATTTTAGGCCTTCTTTTGCAGTCAATCTGCAAACACCACATCGCGAGCTTCATCATCTGAATTACATCTTGCTCATGTGCTTGCATGTCAttactgttcctgtcaaccaaatcTACCAAATGACCGTTCTTCACCTTTTCTTCCAATAGGGTAATAAGATGGATGCTCTCTTCAGACCGAGAAGTGTCAAGGTTTTTTCTTCCACTCGCGATTTCCATGACCACAATGCCAAAGCTATAAACATCAGCCTTCTCCGTGATTTGTGATGTCAACCATTCAGGAGCTAAATATCCAGGTGTACCTCTCATTCTAGTAACCACCTTGCTCATATCCCTATCAATGAGCTTACATAGACCGAAATCAGAAAGTTTAGCATTGAAGTCATCATCTATGAGGATATTTTGTGGTTTGACATCCAAATGAGCAATTCTCTTCATGCAGTCCTCATGAAGATAAGTAAGACCCTTTGCTATGTTAGTGATAATCTTGCGCCGTACCCTCCATTCTAACGGAGGAGCAGTATTGTCATGTCGACAATAGATCCACTTGTCCAAGGATCCTTTTGGCATATACTCATAAACCAAGAGCCTATGTGATTTCTCTGCACAGAAACCAAGCAATCTCACCAGATTAATATGATGAATGCTGCCAATTGTGTGAACCTCTGCTAAGAATTCTCTCTTTCCCTGACCAGCTTGGTCCAAACGTTTTACTGCAATCCTTTCCTCGCCAAGCTGTCCCTCGAAAACAGACCCAAATCCTCCTTCCCCAAGCTTGTCTTTGAATTGTTCAGTTGCCACTTCTAACTGTTGAAACGTGAACCTCATTGGTGTTACTTGTAGCTTACCCAACTCTGCCTCGTCCTCCTCCATCTCATGGTGtctgcgtcttcttcttcttctatgtaCGACAAAAAGGATGGAGGTGACAGTTAAAATGAAACTGATTATGGCACCTGCAATCACAACAACAGTGCGCACTTTTGATGACCCAAAAGGAGCTGTGTCTGGAGGACTTGGAGGTTTTGATGAAGGAGGAGGACTTGCAGCTGAAGGCGTTTGATTGATCGATGGGCAGAAGTTGATCTGGTATGTGGTTCCCCATGGGCAGCTGAATACAATCACTGAGGGAGAATCACTTGAGTCGATGATTGCCTCCGGGCACATCTGCACAAAGAAGTCTGTGTATTTGCAAGGCAATTTGGATACCACTGGACATGTGCTGTTGCAGCCTCCCGGCACCTTGAGCTCGCTCGGGCACTGCGACGTGATGTCTACCCCGCAGCGTGTTCCCTTGCACCTTCTTTGTCCCCCCTTGACCTGCACTGGCAGGAACTCCATGGGCACGTTGAAGCCGTTGTCGAGGGAGATGTAGAATAAGCTGTTGTGCTCAAACTGGTTGAGCGAGAACTCTGCAAGCGTGAAGGGTTGCTTACCACGGCCATTGCAGGTGAGCACGCCATCACAGTCGCCTGTCTGGCACGACCCCTTGTCATTGATGTCAAATGAACAGCCCGTGCGTGCCCATACTTGCCCTCCTTTGGTGTTATCAGGCACGTCGAAGGTCCATGTCGTCCCTGGGTCCAGCCGCATGCCACCACCCACCGGCGTGGCGGCTGGCCACACGGTGTAGGGGCACATGTTGGTGATCTTCAGTGTCGTCTGGGCGGCAGCGGCTGGCAGGAGGAGCAGGATGCAGAGGAGAACCGGGGGCAGGTGATGGGGAGTTAGAGGGGAGGTGGCCGCAGCTGCCATTTGTGTTGTACGGTTTGCACGCATTGTTAGCCGAAGCACAACTGAATAAATTCTCTTTCATCTGAGTATGTATTAGGACATGTCTGGGGATGAAATTATGGATAACAACTAATTAGAGGAATAGAGATCAGCAACATCAGTGCGTAGTTCTCCAACACTTGTTAATTTGCGTGGTGGAAACATTCAATGGTCAACTGCCGTCCTCAAGCCGGCCATATAACTTACTGTAGTGGTAGAGGACATATAATATAGCTTTCGTTTGTTAGCTCCTGATTTTTGTTATTTTGAGATGGCCGGCAACTCAGCTGTATGGTACTAATGACAGGTTCTCTCAGTCGTGGTTTCTATCTCAATGCTAACACGTTGTGATGTAGTTCATGCTTTATTAAGTGAAACATAATATCGATGAATATTTTTCGCTGTACGCACTCGCTTCATACATGGTCTACGCTATATTGAACGGAGTACCAACCGCCGTTCAAGGCAGAGTGTATACGGTTGGAGCGGGTGGCCAGGGAGGTTtatacccaacatgggtggcagcataatcttCGGAATGGTCCACCACCCCCTTCGAcgtaggcatagtgtcggtcttaTATGATTTTATTGTTGCCGATATGTCGGCTTTTTTTTATCTTTTATCAGTTTGTTAGTACTTGGTTGTGTACATCTTTAGTTATGCAGAGGCTGAGTGTTGCTCGTCATACTTTATAttcgcttgatgctacattttgagttaataaaaacaGCTTTATAAagtggaaaaacatctgtgtcaccAGCCATTCTTTCGGTGGTTTTCCCTCCGCTTTGTTTCGGTGGTTTTCCGTGTTAGTTAGTCAAGATATTTCTTTCGTTCTGTCCATTTCCTCTGCTTTGTTGGGGCCTAGGAGCATTTTGGAACATGTTGTTGATTCCAATTACAATGACTAGTAATATACCTGCGACAGTTGACCTGAAAACAGACCTGCATTACATGGAGAAACTGAACATTCTAGTGAACAAATTCAGTCCAGCTGTTTCTAGCATTTTAGAACATGCTGTTAATTTCTATCACACTGACTAGAAACAGACCTACATTAGTTGATCTACAAACAGACCTGCATTACATAGAGAAACTGAACATTCCAATGAATAAGTTCAGTCCAGCTGCTGTAGAACTACAAGTATTTTGCAGGTAAAATTAACTCGAGACAAGGGCCATCAGATTGTAGTAATTTGAGAAGATACAAGTATACAACAAACATATCATTTGCTTTACATAGGCAAATCTCCTGTACTGCTCATAATCTAATTGCATGTCTTGTCAGGATTGTCTCATTTCACCTGGGGCCTGATAGATGTGAGGCTAGAGGTGCAGCCGAAGAGGTCACATTTGCAACAATGCCAAAATTCACTTGGTTTGTTGCAACAAAGTTATGATCTATATTGCTCTCTGCATTCATGGTACCTTCCAAAACCGTGACTACCTCAGACATTTTAGGCCTTCTTTTGCAATCAATCTGCAAACACCACATCGCGAGCTTCATCATCAGCTAAATATCCAGGTGTGCCTCTCATTCTAGTAACCACTTGGCTTATTTCCCTATCAATGAGCTTACATAGACCAAAATCAGAAAGTTTGGCATTGAAGTTGTCATCCATGAGGATATTTTGTGGTTTGACATCCAAATGAGCAATCCTCTGCATTCAGTCCTCATGAAGATAAGCGAGACCCTGAGCTATGTTAATAATAATTTTGGATCTTACCTTCCATTCTAGTGGAGGAGCAGTATTGTCATGTCGACCATAGATCCACTTGTCCAAGGATCCTTATGTTCGTTGATTAGCTGATGTGGATGTGATTCATCACATTATATTCGTTGATGGTTCATCTTACAACACAAACGCTAATTGAGTAGTAGAAAACTAAATGTGATATCAACTTGGCTTCAAATTCTAAGAGTGGCCCAGTGCCTGCACTGCATAGTTGTACATTCTCTAACTTCGGTTCGTCGTCCCGCATG
The Triticum dicoccoides isolate Atlit2015 ecotype Zavitan chromosome 3A, WEW_v2.0, whole genome shotgun sequence genome window above contains:
- the LOC119271702 gene encoding G-type lectin S-receptor-like serine/threonine-protein kinase SD2-5, with product MAAAATSPLTPHHLPPVLLCILLLLPAAAAQTTLKITNMCPYTVWPAATPVGGGMRLDPGTTWTFDVPDNTKGGQVWARTGCSFDINDKGSCQTGDCDGVLTCNGRGKQPFTLAEFSLNQFEHNSLFYISLDNGFNVPMEFLPVQVKGGQRRCKGTRCGVDITSQCPSELKVPGGCNSTCPVVSKLPCKYTDFFVQMCPEAIIDSSDSPSVIVFSCPWGTTYQINFCPSINQTPSAASPPPSSKPPSPPDTAPFGSSKVRTVVVIAGAIISFILTVTSILFVVHRRRRRRRHHEMEEDEAELGKLQVTPMRFTFQQLEVATEQFKDKLGEGGFGSVFEGQLGEERIAVKRLDQAGQGKREFLAEKSHRLLVYEYMPKGSLDKWIYCRHDNTAPPLEWRVRRKIITNIAKGLTYLHEDCMKRIAHLDVKPQNILIDDDFNAKLSDFGLCKLIDRDMSKVVTRMRGTPGYLAPEWLTSQITEKADVYSFGIVVMEIASGRKNLDTSRSEESIHLITLLEEKVKNGHLVDLVDRNSNDMQAHEQDVIQMMKLAMWCLQIDCKRRPKMSDVVKVLEGTMDAESNIDHNFVATNQVNFGLAGNATPSAPPLASDLSGPR